In Bacteroidales bacterium, a single genomic region encodes these proteins:
- the mreC gene encoding rod shape-determining protein MreC, with protein sequence MKNFFLFLWRQHFFFLFFVLEIISFIMIVQNNYYQRSGFINSANEFSGGVLTTFNNISQYFSLKNANKELAEENAKLLSESKSFYIKTDSKVFYHDDTLYRQQYEFISAKIIKNSTNKRSNYLTLNKGRKHGITKDMGVITSAGIVGIVNEVSENFCSVISVLHKDFKLSAKLKNNEQIGTIKWDGGDYRFGKLIDIPTHVKPKLGDTVITSGYSTSFPANIMIGYVTDIKAEKGDNFYTLTVYFSTDFNNISYAYIIRNILKTEQDELEIKAQHD encoded by the coding sequence ATGAAGAATTTTTTTCTTTTTTTGTGGCGCCAACATTTTTTCTTCTTGTTTTTTGTTCTTGAGATCATTTCATTTATTATGATCGTTCAGAATAATTATTATCAGCGTTCGGGTTTTATTAATTCTGCTAATGAATTCAGTGGTGGTGTTCTTACTACTTTCAATAATATATCACAATATTTTTCATTAAAAAATGCCAATAAAGAACTGGCTGAAGAAAATGCAAAACTTCTTAGCGAGTCGAAAAGTTTTTACATAAAAACCGATAGTAAAGTATTTTATCATGATGACACGCTTTACCGTCAGCAGTATGAATTCATCAGCGCAAAGATTATTAAGAACTCTACCAATAAAAGAAGCAATTATCTTACACTCAATAAAGGCAGAAAACATGGTATCACCAAAGATATGGGTGTAATAACATCGGCAGGGATTGTTGGAATAGTTAATGAAGTTTCCGAAAATTTTTGCAGTGTAATATCTGTTCTGCATAAAGATTTTAAATTGAGCGCCAAATTAAAAAACAATGAACAGATAGGAACAATTAAATGGGATGGGGGCGATTACCGCTTTGGTAAACTGATTGATATTCCTACACACGTAAAACCGAAATTAGGCGACACTGTTATTACCAGTGGCTATTCAACAAGCTTTCCTGCAAATATTATGATTGGTTATGTAACAGATATCAAAGCCGAAAAGGGAGATAATTTTTATACTCTGACTGTTTACTTCAGCACGGATTTTAATAATATTTCTTATGCTTATATCATTAGGAATATTCTCAAGACCGAACAAGATGAATTAGAAATAAAAGCTCAGCATGATTAA